The Osmia lignaria lignaria isolate PbOS001 chromosome 14, iyOsmLign1, whole genome shotgun sequence genome has a window encoding:
- the LOC117605699 gene encoding TD and POZ domain-containing protein 2 isoform X1: protein MELLVPTVSDVVFKYTWPVPNYKKSILKKSFIDSPSFDVNVNGIHSTWNLSIRFWKNPDGKRMINPVVLCLNMLNCTVDEAEQAKIRFQFAVFNADVKYWEYCHVSRTVLELKSCLDIISLGYRDLSIVDRHLNKNGEILLMVKIQIIQYESEKHNLSQDMARLLKHPYSADTKLSCGGLNITEIPVHSNILAARSHILAEMMSPLRKSDEQKNTDTAEDKISDTPESHVGNVISKENKCFSDDYTYFLELLHLNKEVVEELLRYIYTDHVDNLDNLASQLLSLADHFCLQGLKELCERNLIETITPENIASRLLVADQFDCDALKKASLAYCEENITILNKSLAWKMMEQVNPELFNEVCEAGIGSSRSSNMDDSELNEDHCM, encoded by the exons ATGGAGCTACTAGTACCAACAGTTTCAGACGTGGTGTTCAAATACACATGGCCTGTACcgaattataaaaaatccattttgAAGAAGAGCTTTATTGATAGCCCGTCATTCGACGTAAATGTAAATGGCATTCATAGTACTTGGAATCTTTCCATCAGGTTTTGGAAGAATCCTGACG GGAAAAGAATGATAAACCCAGTGGTATTGTGCCTGAACATGTTGAACTGCACCGTAGATGAAGCGGAACAAGCAAAGATACGATTTCAATTTGCAGTTTTCAATGCCGACGTTAAATATTGGGAGTATTGTCACGTTAGCAGGACAGTACTCGAGTTAAAATCCTGTTTAGATATTATTTCCTTGGGCTACAGGGATTTATCCATCGTCGATAGGCATTTAAATAAGAATGGTGAAATTCTGTTAATGGTGAAGATACAGATAATCCAATACGAAAGCGAGAAACATAACTTGTCCCAG GATATGGCTAGACTACTCAAACACCCATATAGTGCTGATACCAAATTATCATGTGGAGGTTTAAATATCACAGAGATTCCAGTTCACAGTAATATATTAGCTGCTCGCAGTCACATTCTGGCTGAAATGATGTCGCCCTTAAGGAAATCCGATGAACAGAAAAATACGGATACCGCAGAAGATAAAATATCAGATACGCCAGAATCACATGTAGGAAACGTGATTTCTAAAGAAAACAAATGTTTTAGT gATGACTACACATACTTCCTGGAATTGTTGCATCTTAATAAAGAGGTGGTAGAAGAATTGTTAAGATACATATACACTGATCATGTGGACAATCTTGATAATTTGGCTTCTCAACTTTTATCTCTTGCTGACCATTTTTGTTTACAAG GATTGAAAGAACTTTGCGAGAGGAATCTTATTGAAACAATAACACCCGAAAACATAGCAAGTAGGCTTCTGGTTGCTGATCAATTTGACTGTGATGCACTGAAGAAAGCAAGTTTAGCATACTGCGAGGAAAATATAACAATACTGAATAAAAGTTTAGCATGGAAAATGATGGAACAAGTGAATCCAGAATTGTTCAATGAAGTTTGCGAGGCTGGTATTGGCAGTTCAAGATCGAGTAATATGGACGATAGTGAATTAA ATGAGGATCAttgtatgtaa
- the LOC117605699 gene encoding protein roadkill isoform X8, whose translation MVRCLVTGKRMINPVVLCLNMLNCTVDEAEQAKIRFQFAVFNADVKYWEYCHVSRTVLELKSCLDIISLGYRDLSIVDRHLNKNGEILLMVKIQIIQYESEKHNLSQDMARLLKHPYSADTKLSCGGLNITEIPVHSNILAARSHILAEMMSPLRKSDEQKNTDTAEDKISDTPESHVGNVISKENKCFSDDYTYFLELLHLNKEVVEELLRYIYTDHVDNLDNLASQLLSLADHFCLQGLKELCERNLIETITPENIASRLLVADQFDCDALKKASLAYCEENITILNKSLAWKMMEQVNPELFNEVCEAGIGSSRSSNMDDSELSNCYEGN comes from the exons ATGGTGCGGTGTTTGGTGACAGGGAAAAGAATGATAAACCCAGTGGTATTGTGCCTGAACATGTTGAACTGCACCGTAGATGAAGCGGAACAAGCAAAGATACGATTTCAATTTGCAGTTTTCAATGCCGACGTTAAATATTGGGAGTATTGTCACGTTAGCAGGACAGTACTCGAGTTAAAATCCTGTTTAGATATTATTTCCTTGGGCTACAGGGATTTATCCATCGTCGATAGGCATTTAAATAAGAATGGTGAAATTCTGTTAATGGTGAAGATACAGATAATCCAATACGAAAGCGAGAAACATAACTTGTCCCAG GATATGGCTAGACTACTCAAACACCCATATAGTGCTGATACCAAATTATCATGTGGAGGTTTAAATATCACAGAGATTCCAGTTCACAGTAATATATTAGCTGCTCGCAGTCACATTCTGGCTGAAATGATGTCGCCCTTAAGGAAATCCGATGAACAGAAAAATACGGATACCGCAGAAGATAAAATATCAGATACGCCAGAATCACATGTAGGAAACGTGATTTCTAAAGAAAACAAATGTTTTAGT gATGACTACACATACTTCCTGGAATTGTTGCATCTTAATAAAGAGGTGGTAGAAGAATTGTTAAGATACATATACACTGATCATGTGGACAATCTTGATAATTTGGCTTCTCAACTTTTATCTCTTGCTGACCATTTTTGTTTACAAG GATTGAAAGAACTTTGCGAGAGGAATCTTATTGAAACAATAACACCCGAAAACATAGCAAGTAGGCTTCTGGTTGCTGATCAATTTGACTGTGATGCACTGAAGAAAGCAAGTTTAGCATACTGCGAGGAAAATATAACAATACTGAATAAAAGTTTAGCATGGAAAATGATGGAACAAGTGAATCCAGAATTGTTCAATGAAGTTTGCGAGGCTGGTATTGGCAGTTCAAGATCGAGTAATATGGACGATAGTGAATTAA GTAATTGTTATGAAGGAAATTAA
- the LOC117605699 gene encoding TD and POZ domain-containing protein 2 isoform X5, which yields MTLIDFFYFDSCIQALLFIREKYKMELLVPTVSDVVFKYTWPVPNYKKSILKKSFIDSPSFDVNVNGIHSTWNLSIRFWKNPDGKRMINPVVLCLNMLNCTVDEAEQAKIRFQFAVFNADVKYWEYCHVSRTVLELKSCLDIISLGYRDLSIVDRHLNKNGEILLMVKIQIIQYESEKHNLSQDMARLLKHPYSADTKLSCGGLNITEIPVHSNILAARSHILAEMMSPLRKSDEQKNTDTAEDKISDTPESHVGNVISKENKCFSDDYTYFLELLHLNKEVVEELLRYIYTDHVDNLDNLASQLLSLADHFCLQGLKELCERNLIETITPENIASRLLVADQFDCDALKKASLAYCEENITILNKSLAWKMMEQVNPELFNEVCEAGIGSSRSSNMDDSELSNCYEGN from the exons ATGACGCTGATcgactttttttattttgacagCTGTATACAA GCTTTGCTATTTATACGAGAGAAGTATAAAATGGAGCTACTAGTACCAACAGTTTCAGACGTGGTGTTCAAATACACATGGCCTGTACcgaattataaaaaatccattttgAAGAAGAGCTTTATTGATAGCCCGTCATTCGACGTAAATGTAAATGGCATTCATAGTACTTGGAATCTTTCCATCAGGTTTTGGAAGAATCCTGACG GGAAAAGAATGATAAACCCAGTGGTATTGTGCCTGAACATGTTGAACTGCACCGTAGATGAAGCGGAACAAGCAAAGATACGATTTCAATTTGCAGTTTTCAATGCCGACGTTAAATATTGGGAGTATTGTCACGTTAGCAGGACAGTACTCGAGTTAAAATCCTGTTTAGATATTATTTCCTTGGGCTACAGGGATTTATCCATCGTCGATAGGCATTTAAATAAGAATGGTGAAATTCTGTTAATGGTGAAGATACAGATAATCCAATACGAAAGCGAGAAACATAACTTGTCCCAG GATATGGCTAGACTACTCAAACACCCATATAGTGCTGATACCAAATTATCATGTGGAGGTTTAAATATCACAGAGATTCCAGTTCACAGTAATATATTAGCTGCTCGCAGTCACATTCTGGCTGAAATGATGTCGCCCTTAAGGAAATCCGATGAACAGAAAAATACGGATACCGCAGAAGATAAAATATCAGATACGCCAGAATCACATGTAGGAAACGTGATTTCTAAAGAAAACAAATGTTTTAGT gATGACTACACATACTTCCTGGAATTGTTGCATCTTAATAAAGAGGTGGTAGAAGAATTGTTAAGATACATATACACTGATCATGTGGACAATCTTGATAATTTGGCTTCTCAACTTTTATCTCTTGCTGACCATTTTTGTTTACAAG GATTGAAAGAACTTTGCGAGAGGAATCTTATTGAAACAATAACACCCGAAAACATAGCAAGTAGGCTTCTGGTTGCTGATCAATTTGACTGTGATGCACTGAAGAAAGCAAGTTTAGCATACTGCGAGGAAAATATAACAATACTGAATAAAAGTTTAGCATGGAAAATGATGGAACAAGTGAATCCAGAATTGTTCAATGAAGTTTGCGAGGCTGGTATTGGCAGTTCAAGATCGAGTAATATGGACGATAGTGAATTAA GTAATTGTTATGAAGGAAATTAA
- the LOC117605699 gene encoding TD and POZ domain-containing protein 2 isoform X7 has protein sequence MELLVPTVSDVVFKYTWPVPNYKKSILKKSFIDSPSFDVNVNGIHSTWNLSIRFWKNPDGKRMINPVVLCLNMLNCTVDEAEQAKIRFQFAVFNADVKYWEYCHVSRTVLELKSCLDIISLGYRDLSIVDRHLNKNGEILLMVKIQIIQYESEKHNLSQDMARLLKHPYSADTKLSCGGLNITEIPVHSNILAARSHILAEMMSPLRKSDEQKNTDTAEDKISDTPESHVGNVISKENKCFSDDYTYFLELLHLNKEVVEELLRYIYTDHVDNLDNLASQLLSLADHFCLQGLKELCERNLIETITPENIASRLLVADQFDCDALKKASLAYCEENITILNKSLAWKMMEQVNPELFNEVCEAGIGSSRSSNMDDSELSNCYEGN, from the exons ATGGAGCTACTAGTACCAACAGTTTCAGACGTGGTGTTCAAATACACATGGCCTGTACcgaattataaaaaatccattttgAAGAAGAGCTTTATTGATAGCCCGTCATTCGACGTAAATGTAAATGGCATTCATAGTACTTGGAATCTTTCCATCAGGTTTTGGAAGAATCCTGACG GGAAAAGAATGATAAACCCAGTGGTATTGTGCCTGAACATGTTGAACTGCACCGTAGATGAAGCGGAACAAGCAAAGATACGATTTCAATTTGCAGTTTTCAATGCCGACGTTAAATATTGGGAGTATTGTCACGTTAGCAGGACAGTACTCGAGTTAAAATCCTGTTTAGATATTATTTCCTTGGGCTACAGGGATTTATCCATCGTCGATAGGCATTTAAATAAGAATGGTGAAATTCTGTTAATGGTGAAGATACAGATAATCCAATACGAAAGCGAGAAACATAACTTGTCCCAG GATATGGCTAGACTACTCAAACACCCATATAGTGCTGATACCAAATTATCATGTGGAGGTTTAAATATCACAGAGATTCCAGTTCACAGTAATATATTAGCTGCTCGCAGTCACATTCTGGCTGAAATGATGTCGCCCTTAAGGAAATCCGATGAACAGAAAAATACGGATACCGCAGAAGATAAAATATCAGATACGCCAGAATCACATGTAGGAAACGTGATTTCTAAAGAAAACAAATGTTTTAGT gATGACTACACATACTTCCTGGAATTGTTGCATCTTAATAAAGAGGTGGTAGAAGAATTGTTAAGATACATATACACTGATCATGTGGACAATCTTGATAATTTGGCTTCTCAACTTTTATCTCTTGCTGACCATTTTTGTTTACAAG GATTGAAAGAACTTTGCGAGAGGAATCTTATTGAAACAATAACACCCGAAAACATAGCAAGTAGGCTTCTGGTTGCTGATCAATTTGACTGTGATGCACTGAAGAAAGCAAGTTTAGCATACTGCGAGGAAAATATAACAATACTGAATAAAAGTTTAGCATGGAAAATGATGGAACAAGTGAATCCAGAATTGTTCAATGAAGTTTGCGAGGCTGGTATTGGCAGTTCAAGATCGAGTAATATGGACGATAGTGAATTAA GTAATTGTTATGAAGGAAATTAA
- the LOC117605699 gene encoding TD and POZ domain-containing protein 2 isoform X4 gives MHEKCCYSIVKEKKNITAALFAALPLKLVLLIALLFIREKYKMELLVPTVSDVVFKYTWPVPNYKKSILKKSFIDSPSFDVNVNGIHSTWNLSIRFWKNPDGKRMINPVVLCLNMLNCTVDEAEQAKIRFQFAVFNADVKYWEYCHVSRTVLELKSCLDIISLGYRDLSIVDRHLNKNGEILLMVKIQIIQYESEKHNLSQDMARLLKHPYSADTKLSCGGLNITEIPVHSNILAARSHILAEMMSPLRKSDEQKNTDTAEDKISDTPESHDDYTYFLELLHLNKEVVEELLRYIYTDHVDNLDNLASQLLSLADHFCLQGLKELCERNLIETITPENIASRLLVADQFDCDALKKASLAYCEENITILNKSLAWKMMEQVNPELFNEVCEAGIGSSRSSNMDDSELSNCYEGN, from the exons ATGCACGAAAAGTGCTGCTACAgcatagtaaaagaaaaaaaaaatatcactgCAGCTTTGTTTGCAGCACTGCCATTAAAACTGGTACTTTTAATT GCTTTGCTATTTATACGAGAGAAGTATAAAATGGAGCTACTAGTACCAACAGTTTCAGACGTGGTGTTCAAATACACATGGCCTGTACcgaattataaaaaatccattttgAAGAAGAGCTTTATTGATAGCCCGTCATTCGACGTAAATGTAAATGGCATTCATAGTACTTGGAATCTTTCCATCAGGTTTTGGAAGAATCCTGACG GGAAAAGAATGATAAACCCAGTGGTATTGTGCCTGAACATGTTGAACTGCACCGTAGATGAAGCGGAACAAGCAAAGATACGATTTCAATTTGCAGTTTTCAATGCCGACGTTAAATATTGGGAGTATTGTCACGTTAGCAGGACAGTACTCGAGTTAAAATCCTGTTTAGATATTATTTCCTTGGGCTACAGGGATTTATCCATCGTCGATAGGCATTTAAATAAGAATGGTGAAATTCTGTTAATGGTGAAGATACAGATAATCCAATACGAAAGCGAGAAACATAACTTGTCCCAG GATATGGCTAGACTACTCAAACACCCATATAGTGCTGATACCAAATTATCATGTGGAGGTTTAAATATCACAGAGATTCCAGTTCACAGTAATATATTAGCTGCTCGCAGTCACATTCTGGCTGAAATGATGTCGCCCTTAAGGAAATCCGATGAACAGAAAAATACGGATACCGCAGAAGATAAAATATCAGATACGCCAGAATCACAT gATGACTACACATACTTCCTGGAATTGTTGCATCTTAATAAAGAGGTGGTAGAAGAATTGTTAAGATACATATACACTGATCATGTGGACAATCTTGATAATTTGGCTTCTCAACTTTTATCTCTTGCTGACCATTTTTGTTTACAAG GATTGAAAGAACTTTGCGAGAGGAATCTTATTGAAACAATAACACCCGAAAACATAGCAAGTAGGCTTCTGGTTGCTGATCAATTTGACTGTGATGCACTGAAGAAAGCAAGTTTAGCATACTGCGAGGAAAATATAACAATACTGAATAAAAGTTTAGCATGGAAAATGATGGAACAAGTGAATCCAGAATTGTTCAATGAAGTTTGCGAGGCTGGTATTGGCAGTTCAAGATCGAGTAATATGGACGATAGTGAATTAA GTAATTGTTATGAAGGAAATTAA
- the LOC117605699 gene encoding speckle-type POZ protein-like isoform X6, translating into MHEKCCYSIVKEKKNITAALFAALPLKLVLLIALLFIREKYKMELLVPTVSDVVFKYTWPVPNYKKSILKKSFIDSPSFDVNVNGIHSTWNLSIRFWKNPDDEAEQAKIRFQFAVFNADVKYWEYCHVSRTVLELKSCLDIISLGYRDLSIVDRHLNKNGEILLMVKIQIIQYESEKHNLSQDMARLLKHPYSADTKLSCGGLNITEIPVHSNILAARSHILAEMMSPLRKSDEQKNTDTAEDKISDTPESHVGNVISKENKCFSDDYTYFLELLHLNKEVVEELLRYIYTDHVDNLDNLASQLLSLADHFCLQGLKELCERNLIETITPENIASRLLVADQFDCDALKKASLAYCEENITILNKSLAWKMMEQVNPELFNEVCEAGIGSSRSSNMDDSELSNCYEGN; encoded by the exons ATGCACGAAAAGTGCTGCTACAgcatagtaaaagaaaaaaaaaatatcactgCAGCTTTGTTTGCAGCACTGCCATTAAAACTGGTACTTTTAATT GCTTTGCTATTTATACGAGAGAAGTATAAAATGGAGCTACTAGTACCAACAGTTTCAGACGTGGTGTTCAAATACACATGGCCTGTACcgaattataaaaaatccattttgAAGAAGAGCTTTATTGATAGCCCGTCATTCGACGTAAATGTAAATGGCATTCATAGTACTTGGAATCTTTCCATCAGGTTTTGGAAGAATCCTGACG ATGAAGCGGAACAAGCAAAGATACGATTTCAATTTGCAGTTTTCAATGCCGACGTTAAATATTGGGAGTATTGTCACGTTAGCAGGACAGTACTCGAGTTAAAATCCTGTTTAGATATTATTTCCTTGGGCTACAGGGATTTATCCATCGTCGATAGGCATTTAAATAAGAATGGTGAAATTCTGTTAATGGTGAAGATACAGATAATCCAATACGAAAGCGAGAAACATAACTTGTCCCAG GATATGGCTAGACTACTCAAACACCCATATAGTGCTGATACCAAATTATCATGTGGAGGTTTAAATATCACAGAGATTCCAGTTCACAGTAATATATTAGCTGCTCGCAGTCACATTCTGGCTGAAATGATGTCGCCCTTAAGGAAATCCGATGAACAGAAAAATACGGATACCGCAGAAGATAAAATATCAGATACGCCAGAATCACATGTAGGAAACGTGATTTCTAAAGAAAACAAATGTTTTAGT gATGACTACACATACTTCCTGGAATTGTTGCATCTTAATAAAGAGGTGGTAGAAGAATTGTTAAGATACATATACACTGATCATGTGGACAATCTTGATAATTTGGCTTCTCAACTTTTATCTCTTGCTGACCATTTTTGTTTACAAG GATTGAAAGAACTTTGCGAGAGGAATCTTATTGAAACAATAACACCCGAAAACATAGCAAGTAGGCTTCTGGTTGCTGATCAATTTGACTGTGATGCACTGAAGAAAGCAAGTTTAGCATACTGCGAGGAAAATATAACAATACTGAATAAAAGTTTAGCATGGAAAATGATGGAACAAGTGAATCCAGAATTGTTCAATGAAGTTTGCGAGGCTGGTATTGGCAGTTCAAGATCGAGTAATATGGACGATAGTGAATTAA GTAATTGTTATGAAGGAAATTAA
- the LOC117605699 gene encoding TD and POZ domain-containing protein 2 isoform X2, producing MHEKCCYSIVKEKKNITAALFAALPLKLALLFIREKYKMELLVPTVSDVVFKYTWPVPNYKKSILKKSFIDSPSFDVNVNGIHSTWNLSIRFWKNPDGKRMINPVVLCLNMLNCTVDEAEQAKIRFQFAVFNADVKYWEYCHVSRTVLELKSCLDIISLGYRDLSIVDRHLNKNGEILLMVKIQIIQYESEKHNLSQDMARLLKHPYSADTKLSCGGLNITEIPVHSNILAARSHILAEMMSPLRKSDEQKNTDTAEDKISDTPESHVGNVISKENKCFSDDYTYFLELLHLNKEVVEELLRYIYTDHVDNLDNLASQLLSLADHFCLQGLKELCERNLIETITPENIASRLLVADQFDCDALKKASLAYCEENITILNKSLAWKMMEQVNPELFNEVCEAGIGSSRSSNMDDSELSNCYEGN from the exons ATGCACGAAAAGTGCTGCTACAgcatagtaaaagaaaaaaaaaatatcactgCAGCTTTGTTTGCAGCACTGCCATTAAAACTG GCTTTGCTATTTATACGAGAGAAGTATAAAATGGAGCTACTAGTACCAACAGTTTCAGACGTGGTGTTCAAATACACATGGCCTGTACcgaattataaaaaatccattttgAAGAAGAGCTTTATTGATAGCCCGTCATTCGACGTAAATGTAAATGGCATTCATAGTACTTGGAATCTTTCCATCAGGTTTTGGAAGAATCCTGACG GGAAAAGAATGATAAACCCAGTGGTATTGTGCCTGAACATGTTGAACTGCACCGTAGATGAAGCGGAACAAGCAAAGATACGATTTCAATTTGCAGTTTTCAATGCCGACGTTAAATATTGGGAGTATTGTCACGTTAGCAGGACAGTACTCGAGTTAAAATCCTGTTTAGATATTATTTCCTTGGGCTACAGGGATTTATCCATCGTCGATAGGCATTTAAATAAGAATGGTGAAATTCTGTTAATGGTGAAGATACAGATAATCCAATACGAAAGCGAGAAACATAACTTGTCCCAG GATATGGCTAGACTACTCAAACACCCATATAGTGCTGATACCAAATTATCATGTGGAGGTTTAAATATCACAGAGATTCCAGTTCACAGTAATATATTAGCTGCTCGCAGTCACATTCTGGCTGAAATGATGTCGCCCTTAAGGAAATCCGATGAACAGAAAAATACGGATACCGCAGAAGATAAAATATCAGATACGCCAGAATCACATGTAGGAAACGTGATTTCTAAAGAAAACAAATGTTTTAGT gATGACTACACATACTTCCTGGAATTGTTGCATCTTAATAAAGAGGTGGTAGAAGAATTGTTAAGATACATATACACTGATCATGTGGACAATCTTGATAATTTGGCTTCTCAACTTTTATCTCTTGCTGACCATTTTTGTTTACAAG GATTGAAAGAACTTTGCGAGAGGAATCTTATTGAAACAATAACACCCGAAAACATAGCAAGTAGGCTTCTGGTTGCTGATCAATTTGACTGTGATGCACTGAAGAAAGCAAGTTTAGCATACTGCGAGGAAAATATAACAATACTGAATAAAAGTTTAGCATGGAAAATGATGGAACAAGTGAATCCAGAATTGTTCAATGAAGTTTGCGAGGCTGGTATTGGCAGTTCAAGATCGAGTAATATGGACGATAGTGAATTAA GTAATTGTTATGAAGGAAATTAA
- the papi gene encoding tudor and KH domain containing protein papi, which produces MKWVPRYFTGPILLGLSLTSVSIAVIYVLYKKDEDDAQSRRNNVEVSRRVTIECKVPKQHVPAVIGRGGSMIQDVQNKTETQIHFKKEDVECSERICIIRGSHEATQLAEKMIKSIIENQPIIEIYEMYVPQKACGRIIGKGGEVIQHIQISSGAKIIVESGYDPYNPNVERRIIIKGTSEQIAAALSQIEDKVQEEKETRAKIEASSATRLPRGRLSPRNTTVSAAEQSQTAEPLSLQTTDGVMEVYVSAAENPAQFWIQVVGPGTIALDELVSKMTVYYNDEENQQVHALQNVTFGQMVAAKFSFDKQWYRAEIISAPENGQCEVYFVDYGDHEVVQLDSVLQLRTDFLSLRLQAIECSLSNIKPRGNEWSSEACERFEELTWLAEWKMLIAEIKSYKERAVSYGKSRREGLPIPYVDLYDRNNKNINIGQQLINEGFAEPEEALLSAASSTLSLSNESHEITGISSPVSISPLAKRTLSPETPANTSLKLDSTIEFTDSSIIDLQTPNEIDLTTPLRRHGVPIDEIDLVTPVKDETDRFIENERKLRREDGGGDYLRNGNSNQHDKSKVQLKIEKASQFAPAGYESDLSNDSDELELG; this is translated from the exons ATGAAGTGGGTACCACGATACTTTACAGGACCAATTTTACTTGGTTTATCCTTAACAAGTGTTAGCATTGCtgtaatatatgtattatataaaaag gATGAAGACGATGCACAGTCTAGAAGAAACAATGTTGAAGTTTCAAGACGAGTTACAATAGAATGTAAAGTACCTAAACAACATGTACCTGCTGTTATTGGAAGAGGTGGTTCAATGATACAAGATGTACAAAATAAAACAGAAACGCAAATACATTTTAAGAAAGAGGATGTTGAATGTTCTGAACGTATTTGCATCATAAGAGGAAGCCATGAAGCTACCCAATTGGCTGAAAAGATGATAAAGTCTATAATTGAAAATCAGCCAAtaattgaaatatatgaaatgtATGTACCACAGAAGGCATGTGGAAGGATAATCGGAAAAGGTGGAGAAGTTATACAACATATTCAGATAAGTTCCGGTGCAAAGATCATTGTTGAAAGTGGCTATGATCCCTATAATCCAA ATGTGGAAAGAAGGATCATTATAAAGGGAACAAGCGAACAAATTGCTGCAGCTTTGTCACAAATTGAAGACAAAGTTCAGGAGGAAAAAGAGACACGTGCAAAAATAGAGGCTTCTTCTGCAACAAGATTGCCTAGAGGTAGATTGTCTCCACGCAACACCACTGTTAGTGCAGCTGAACAATCACAAACAGCTGAACCTTTATCATTACAAA CTACTGATGGAGTAATGGAAGTGTATGTATCAGCAGCAGAAAATCCTGCTCAATTTTGGATTCAAGTTGTCGGTCCTGGAACTATAGCTTTAGACGAATTAGTTTCTAAAATGACTGTATATTACAATGATGAAGAAAATCAGCAAGTACATGCATTAcaaaat GTAACATTTGGCCAAATGGTTGCTGCGAAGTTTAGTTTTGACAAACAGTGGTACCGAGCTGAAATTATTTCTGCTCCTGAAAATGGTCAGTGTGAAGTATATTTCGTGGACTATGGAGATCATGAAGTGGTTCAATTGGACTCTGTACTACAACTTCGAACCGACTTTTTAAGCTTACGGTTACAGGCAATTGAGTGCTCCTTATCCAACATTAAACCACG AGGCAACGAGTGGAGCAGCGAGGCTTGCGAGAGATTCGAAGAACTCACTTGGCTAGCTGAGTGGAAAATGTTGATAGCTGAAATCAAAAGTTACAAAGAACGAGCTGTTAGCTATGGGAAATCTAGACGTGAAGGATTACCAATCCCTTATGTTGATCTTTATGACAGAAACAATAAG AACATCAATATCGGTCAACAACTGATAAACGAAGGTTTTGCTGAGCCAGAAGAAGCACTATTGTCGGCAGCTTCTTCAACACTGTCGTTATCTAATGAAAGCCACGAAATCACTGGTATCTCAAGCCCTGTATCAATTTCACCGTTGGCAAAACGAACACTGAGCCCAGAAACACCTGCAAACACTTCACTTAAATTGGATTCGACCATCGAGTTTACAGACTCATCCATCATCGATCTTCAAACACCCAACGAAATTGATCTTACAACACCACTG AGACGACATGGCGTGCCGATCGATGAAATTGATCTCGTCACACCGGTGAAGGATGAGACGGATCGGTTCATCGAGAACGAGAGGAAACTACGTCGAGAGGACGGGGGCGGTGATTATCTACGAAACGGAAATAGTAATCAACACGACAAATCTAAGGTgcagttgaaaattgaaaaagcatCGCAATTCGCTCCGGCTGGATACGAGAGTGATTTATCCAATGACTCGGACGAACTGGAATTGGGGTAa